In the genome of Amphiura filiformis chromosome 4, Afil_fr2py, whole genome shotgun sequence, one region contains:
- the LOC140151135 gene encoding uncharacterized protein, whose translation MEGWSIKYSTWEPEDNILDARLLEQYDEKRKDQDTATAEKRKNRKRRLNENGSDVLSSSEHELKTEETGDGDPAGSGDRPTPAQPKADCTPEKRAMTSQQDGSSSDDSSSTSGDSDTTKQDVPTGGSGTDSDENSSSESSSTTSSEPAPKTESSDKKDAEKTDISADVDSKTKDSKKDIDSIKVSVSSKSKADKSSGESASKTDDVPAVSSEAGPSHTSTDSKVITESKSDDVSPDSKENKDDVTNDSKSSSNSQDDLPLVSMVKKSKKKSKKRKSKSKLSSHSSSSSKIQKLSLSTKESTKVKVKKSKSSSLSSTTHKKKRKKKRSSSSSPGKVKSGSKRSSSSHQTLSSGEPTPKKKKKKKKKSSSSSSSTTKTSSSSTGSGKKRKKSSSKEKSKSGHRRHHDKKKKKRKKVSSTVLSSESKEELQNSSGEKSVVASDAKDSSGATSKTEDLSIEGKIVKTILKTSTSSKKSSKGKKKKKKKKSSSSSATTSSAKEQPPIGMLSIKFPSFCQRNLNQLTVIQYRTRVTNHLFLMTILTSLRTITTIW comes from the exons ATGGAAGGATGGTCGATCAA ATACAGTACGTGGGAACCTGAAGATAACATACTAGACGCACGGTTACTGGAGCAGTATGACGAAAA ACGTAAGGATCAAGATACAGCtacagctgaaaagaggaaaaaCAGGAAAAGACGCCTGAATGAG AATGGGTCGGATGTACTTTCATCTTCGGAACATGAACTTAAAACGGAAGAAACTGGCGACGGCGACCCAGCTGGTTCAGGCGACCGGCCAACACCAGCGCAGCCTAAAGCTGACTGCACACCGGAGAAACGTGCGATGACGTCACAACAAGATGGCTCCAGTTCAGATGATAGCAGTAGCACGTCGGGTGATTCTGATACTACAAAACAAGATGTTCCCACTGGCGGCAGTGGGACTGACTCGGATGAAAATAGCAGTAGCGAAAGCTCGTCAACAACATCATCAGAACCAGCACCCAAAACTGAGAGTAGTGATAAAAAAGATGCTGAAAAGACTGATATTTCTGCAGATGTGGATAGTAAAACCAAAGATTCCAAGAAAGACATTGACTCCATTAAGGTTTCTGTATCTTCCAAATCAAAGGCAGATAAGAGTAGTGGCGAATCTGCAAGTAAGACGGATGATGTTCCTGCAGTTTCGTCTGAGGCAGGTCCATCACATACTTCAACTGATAGTAAGGTCATAACAGAATCAAAATCGGATGATGTGTCTCCGGATTCTAAAGAAAACAAAGATGACGTCACCAATGATTCCAAGTCTTCTTCAAACTCTCAAGATGATTTGCCTCTTGTAAGCatggtcaaaaagtcaaaaaagaAGTCGAAGAAACGGAAATCTAAATCAAAGCTTTCGTCTCATTCGAGCTCATCTTCAAAGATTCAGAAACTGTCTTTGTCTACCAAAGAATCTACCAAAGTCAAAGTGAAAAAATCGAAATCTTCATCACTTTCCTCCACTACACACAAGAAGAAACGTAAGAAGAAACGTTCATCTTCAAGTTCGCCAGGGAAAGTAAAGTCTGGTTCCAAACGATCATCTTCCAGCCATCAAACTCTCTCAAGCGGTGAACCAACGcctaagaagaagaaaaagaagaagaagaagtcatCTTCGTCTTCATCTTCGACAACCAAAACAAGCAGTAGCAGCACCGGTAGTGGAAAGAAACGCAAGAAATCTTCTTCCAAAGAGAAGTCAAAGTCAGGCCATCGTCGTCACCacgataagaagaagaagaaacgcaAGAAGGTGTCATCTACTGTGCTTTCATCTGAAAGTAAAGAGGAGTTGCAAAATTCTTCTGGTGAGAAGAGTGTTGTTGCCAGTGATGCCAAAGATTCGTCTGGTGCTACTTCGAAAACTGAGGATCTGAGTATCGAAGGGAAAATTGTAAAGACAATCCTGAAAACTAGCACAAGTAGTAAAAAAAGCAGTAAGggcaagaaaaagaagaagaaaaagaagagttCTTCGTCTTCCGCGACGACTTCATCAGCCAAGGAACAACCACCAATTGGAATGTTGTCTATAAAGTTTCCGTCATTTTGCCAAAGAAATTTAAATCAACTGACAGTGATTCAGTATCGGACGCGAGTGACAAACCATCTATTCCTGATGACGATCCTTACAAGTTTACGAACAATAACAACGATATGGTAA